GAGCCTCGGCCTGAGGTCGAGCCGCTGCTGTCCGAGCTGTTTCGCGCCGTACTGCGCGAGACCTGGGCCTGAGCGCAGTCCGCTGAACCGGCCCGCAGGGCGGCGTGGCCTGAGGCCGACCCGCGTGATCGCGCGGCGGCCGTCTCGCGGGCCTCAAGGCGTCACCTGTGCGGCCACGCACGGGGCGACGTCACGGACAGGGCGGCGGGAACACAACATCATGGACGGGCTGCGTCGCGCACCGGGCGTCGACGTCGTGCAGAGAGGACCCGACGGATTCTTCCCGACGTCACGTCGCAGGACTGCAACCAGTTGCCACCGGCAGCGAGGACTTGGGGGTCCTCGCAACAGTCCCTGCATCCAGGGGGCTACAACGCCAGTCGATGCGCCTGTAGGGACAACAACCCGTCGAAGATGAGCGAATCGATCAGCTCATGCGGAATGTCCAGGGACGGCGACACCTTCCAGCCCGCACCGCCGGTCATCAGCGTGACCGGCTCCTGACCGCAGCGCTTCACCAGGTGACGATGCATGCGTTCGATGGCGCCGGTGATCGCATAGTTGCCGCCGCTGGTGAGCGCATCGGAGGTGTTGGTCGGGAATTCGCGCACCTCGCCGGTGGGCACCCGCAGACCGGCGGTGCCGCCTTCCAGGGCGCGGAGCATGATGCCGTGGCCGGGCAGGATCAGGCCGCCGAGGAAGCGGCCGTCGGCGTCGAGCGCATCGACCGTCACCGCAGTCCCCACCATCACCACCAGCGCCGGCCGCGGCGCATGGCCGTGCATACGGGCCAGCACATGTTGGCGCGCACCGATCAGGGCCACGAAGCGATCGGTCCCCAGGCGGGTCGGGTGGTCATAGCCATTGACGACGCCACCGGCCTGCGCCGTGGAGGCCACCCAGCGGGGCTCCAGGTCCCATTCCTCCAGTTGCTCTTCCACCCGGTGACGCACGCCGTCGCCGGCGACGTTGCAACCCAGCAGACTGCCGGGCGTGACCGGCAGCGACGCCCAGTCATGCTCGGACAATTTTTCGATGTTCTCGAGGAATTGCGCGCCGTGAGCGAGCATGGGGCTGCCCGGCTGGGGTGCCGCATAAAGGGCCCATTTCAGGCGGGTGTTGCCGATATCGATCGCCAAAAAGCTCATGAATTCACGCGACTGCGCTGTGACAGGCGGCAGGTTAGCAGTGTTTCTCCTCAAGACGGTGCGAGGATGGGCCGAATTAGGAAGGGTCCCCCACCCCGCCGGTTTGCCGGCGCACCACACCGGGGCGGCCTGACGACGGACCCCTGCCAAGGACATGCGCCCATGACCTTCTCGATCGCTACCCGCCTCTGGATCCCCGTCGTCGTGATGGCTGCGATGACCCTCGTGATGTCCCTCGGTGCCGCGTCGCGCACCCGCGCCTTGCTGGCCGTGGCCCAGACCACGCAGGAAAAGCAGCAGCAGCGCTTCGAACTGGCGCTGCGATGGCGCGGCCTCACCGAAGCCAATGCCAGCCGGGTCCAAGGCGGCCTGGCCGCCGGCGACAACAGCGTGGCAGACGCGCTGAAGGCCGACATTGCCCGCACCACCGAGACCATCTCCGGGATCCAGAAGCAACTGGAAGCCCTGGCCGAGGACGAGGCCGACAAGGCCGCGATGACCCGCATCGCGGAGCGTCGGCAAGCCTACATCGCCGCGCGCAACGAAGCCAGCAAGCTCAAGACCGCGGGCCAGGTCGACGCCGCCCGTGCCGCGCTGAGCCAGAAGGTGGTGCCGGCGATCGAGCAGTACCTGACCGCGCAGCAGGACTTCATCAAGCTTCAGCAGGACAAGTCCAGCGCGCTGCGCGAGGCAGCCGGCGCCGAGCGGATGCGCACCGTCTGGGGCGTGGCGGGCGTGATGTCGTTGATCGTCGGCCTGCTGGCGCTGGCGACCCTCTATTTCGTGCGCACCATTTCCAGCCCGCTCAAGCAATTGGTGGGGCAGGCGGAACGCATCGGCCAGGGCGACCTGAGCGACGACGGCGTGCAGCCGCGCGGCGACGAGATCGGCGATGTGCAACGGGCGCTGGCGCAGATGAAGGCGTCCTTGCGCGGCGTGATCCGTGAGTTCCGCACCAGCGTGGACAGCATGCAGACCGCCAGTCTGGAGATCGCCACCGGCAACACCGACCTGAGCCATCGCACCGAACAGACCGCGTCGAATCTGCAGCAGGCGGCCTCGTCGCTGTCGCAGCTGACCGGCACCGTCACCCAGAGCGCCGACAGCGCCCGCACCGCCAACCAATTGGCCGGCACGGCGGCCGAGGTCGCCCGACGCGGCGGCGCGGCGGTGGGCGAGGTGGTGGGCACGATGAACGAGATCGATGCCAGCGCCAAGCGCATCAACGACATCATCGGCGTGATCGACGGCATCGCCTTCCAGACCAACATCCTGGCGCTGAATGCGGCGGTGGAAGCGGCACGTGCCGGTGAACAGGGTCGCGGGTTTGCGGTGGTGGCCAGCGAGGTGCGGGCACTGGCCCAGCGCAGCGCCGAGGCGGCCAAGGAGATCAAGTCCCTGATCGGCGACAGCGTCACCAAGGTCGAAACCGGTTCGCAGCAGGTCCGCGATGCGGGCGCCACGATGAACGAGATCGTGGCCAGCGTGCAGCGGGTGTCGGACATCATCAGCGAGATCAGCGCCAGCACGGTGGAGCAGAGCCAAGGCATCGGCAGCGTCAACGGCTCGGTCGCGCAACTGGATCAGATGACCCAGCAGAACGCGGCACTGGTGGAGCAATCGGCGGCGGCGGCCGAATCACTGAGCGATCAGGCCAGCAAGCTGACGGC
The Roseateles amylovorans genome window above contains:
- a CDS encoding type III pantothenate kinase, with the protein product MSFLAIDIGNTRLKWALYAAPQPGSPMLAHGAQFLENIEKLSEHDWASLPVTPGSLLGCNVAGDGVRHRVEEQLEEWDLEPRWVASTAQAGGVVNGYDHPTRLGTDRFVALIGARQHVLARMHGHAPRPALVVMVGTAVTVDALDADGRFLGGLILPGHGIMLRALEGGTAGLRVPTGEVREFPTNTSDALTSGGNYAITGAIERMHRHLVKRCGQEPVTLMTGGAGWKVSPSLDIPHELIDSLIFDGLLSLQAHRLAL
- a CDS encoding methyl-accepting chemotaxis protein; this translates as MTFSIATRLWIPVVVMAAMTLVMSLGAASRTRALLAVAQTTQEKQQQRFELALRWRGLTEANASRVQGGLAAGDNSVADALKADIARTTETISGIQKQLEALAEDEADKAAMTRIAERRQAYIAARNEASKLKTAGQVDAARAALSQKVVPAIEQYLTAQQDFIKLQQDKSSALREAAGAERMRTVWGVAGVMSLIVGLLALATLYFVRTISSPLKQLVGQAERIGQGDLSDDGVQPRGDEIGDVQRALAQMKASLRGVIREFRTSVDSMQTASLEIATGNTDLSHRTEQTASNLQQAASSLSQLTGTVTQSADSARTANQLAGTAAEVARRGGAAVGEVVGTMNEIDASAKRINDIIGVIDGIAFQTNILALNAAVEAARAGEQGRGFAVVASEVRALAQRSAEAAKEIKSLIGDSVTKVETGSQQVRDAGATMNEIVASVQRVSDIISEISASTVEQSQGIGSVNGSVAQLDQMTQQNAALVEQSAAAAESLSDQASKLTALVARFRLDEGSTPAGIGLAASSGTPASMTATATRAAATSASSGSASRFSSASKASTSPMRPSTTRASTAPVKAASRPVAKAGATAAKPMSSAKPAASRATSGLGASGLKAKATSAPRPSMSTDAAAPSTSSASSSSASKVPSASSAPGDDWETF